The Pongo pygmaeus isolate AG05252 chromosome 20, NHGRI_mPonPyg2-v2.0_pri, whole genome shotgun sequence sequence CTAACTATACTCAactaaatctattttatttttattaaaaaatattgggGGTGGGCCGGACGTAGTGggtcacacttgcaatcccagcagtttgggaggacgaggtgggtggatcacttgaggtcaggagtttgagcccagcctggccaacatgctgaaaccctgtctctactaaaatacaaaaatcagccaggcgtggtggcacatgcctgtaatcccagctacttgggaggctgaggcatgagacaacttgcttaagcctgggaggtggaggttgcagtgagctgagattgtgctattgcacgccagcctgggtgacagagcaagactctgtccccccccaaaaaaaaattgggggtgggggcaggcatggtggctcactcctgtaatcccacactttgggaggccgaggtgggtggattgcttgagcccaggagttcaagaccagcctgggcaacatagtgagacctcattttctagaaaaaaagaaatcagatttcccaaatcaatctacagatttaatgcaatctctatcaaaataccaatgtcatttttcacagaattagacaaAACTACCCTGAAATTCGTAAGGAACCAAATATGAGCCCAAATagcaaaagcaattctaagcaaaacaAGCAAAgtatcacattatctgactttaaattatactacaagactatagtaacccaaacagcatggtactgttacaaaaatagacacatagaccaatggaatgaaatagagaacccagaagtaaagccGCACACCTACAAACAATAATTTTCAACTAAgtcgacaaaaataagcaatggggaaaggactccctattcagtaaatggtgctaatggtgctgggacaactggccaaccatatgcagaagaatgaaactggacccctaactcttaccatatacaaaaattaactcaaggccagccaggtgcactggctcatgcctgtaatcccagcacttttggaggctgaggtgggtggatcacctgaggtcaagagtttgagaccagcctggccaacatggtgaaacgccgtctctactaaaaatacaaaaattagccgggcgtggtggtgggtacctgtaatcccagctacgtgggaggctgaggcaggagacttgcttgaacccaggaggcagaggttgcagtgagctgagatcacacctttgcactccagcctgggcaacagagcaaaaactctgtctcaaaaaaaaaaaaaaaaaaaaaaaattactcaagatagattaaagacttacatgtaagacctgaaactctaaaataccagaagaaaacctaaggaAAACACTTCTGAACATTGggctaggcaaagaattcatgactaagacctcaaaagcacagggcaaaagaaacaaaaatagacaaatagacttaaaccaaaaagcttctgcacaccaaagacataatcaacagaatgaacagacaaccttcagaatgggagaaaatatttgcaaactatgcacttGGTATgggactaatacccagaatttacaaggaactcaaacaactcaagaaagaaaagagagaaagaaaaacccactaaaaagtgggcaaaggacattaatagacattttcaaaagaagatatacacatggcCAATAGGCAaaggaaaacatgctcaacatcaccaatcatcagagaaatgcaaattaaaaccacaatgagatatcatcttactctAATcggaatagctattattaaaaagacagaaaagcagggtgatggctcacgtctgtaaccccagcactttggggggctgaggagggtggaccacctgaggttaggagtttgagaccagcctgggccaacatggtgaaactctgtctctactaaaaatacaaaaattatccgggtgtggtggcaggcacctgtaatcccaggtacttaggaggctgaggcaggagaaatgcttgaacccaggaggtggaggttgcagtgagctgagatcgtgccattgcactccagcctgggagacaagagtgaaactctgtcaaaaaataaataaataaataaataaattggaactatcattcaatccagcaatcccactactggatatctacccaaaggaaaataaatcattacatTAAAAAGATACCTGCATTCACATGTTGATcagggcactattcacaatagcaaaggtaAGAAATTAACTTGTGTCCATCAAAAgagaattggataaagaaaatatgatatatattacagACCTGGATGGCTCTGGGTCTGAGAGCCCTGGACGAAGGTCAGGCCCAGGTTTCCAGCTAGGGTAATTGCTAGGAGGCTGTGTATAGTGGTCAGCAGgaagtggaatactactcagccataaaaaatgaccatgtcggctgggcatggtggctcacgcccgtaatcctagcactttgggaggccgaggtgggtggatcacgaggtcaggagatcgagaccatcctgataaaatggtgaaactccgtctctactaaaaatacaaaaaattacccagacatggtggcacatgcctgtagtcccagctactcgggaggctgagacaggagaattgcttgaacccaggaggcggatgttgcagtgagccgagatcatgccactgcactccagcctgggcgacagagagagactccaaaaaaaaaaaagaaagaaagaatgtcttttgcagcaacatggatggaactggaggccattatctcaAGTGAAACAAgtcaaacacagaaagacaaataccgtaagttctcacttataaatgggagctaaataatgtgtatgcATGGATGTAGTGTGTGGAAAGATAGATAGTGGAGATTCAGAagggtgagggagagagaggagggaggatgaTGACAGATTGCTTAATGGGTCCATGTATGTTATTGGAGTGATGGGTACCTAAAAGCCCAGACTTGATCACTATGCAATCTATGTGAGAAACAAAGTTacacttgtaccccataaattaatgcaaataaataaaatgaagcaaaacaaaatcaGATGAACTCCTATTCATCCCTCAAGACCCAACTCTGGCATTTCCTCACCTGTGCAGCTGTCCCACCCACCCCCGACCAGATCCCTTATTGTCCCCTCTGGACTCTCCTAGTCCTCAACTTCCCTGAACATACGGGATTGGGGGCGTCTGTATCTGTAATGGGAAGGATCACAGGGTGTGGGGAACTTCCTCACCCAGGAAGGCCTCAGTGAACTCCTTGGTAGCATTAGCAGCCACCTGGGCCAGCTGTTCTTGGCTTGTGCACTGAAGCTGGGGGTGTACTGGCTCCAGCCTCTGTAGAAGGACAAGGGTTCCCCACACCTGCTGGGCCAGGATGGAGGCTGAAGTCAGAGCAGCCCCGTTCTGCCGTCGGAAGTTGCTGCGGAACCCTGGGTCTCTGGCCACCCCAGCCCCATAGTACTGGCTCAGCAAGTGGCTGAGGGATGGCTGGGGCTCAGGAGTCCGGCTCAGGTAGTCTCCAAGGATGACCCCATCCAGGGCGCCATTGAGGAAGGCCATGGTTAACAGAGATGCCTTGGGGTCCAGGAGCGTAAAGGTCCGAGGGGCAGAGAGCTGGTCCCAGCAGCCCTCAGTTCCCAGGTCTGGATGACTCTGGGTCTGGGAACCCCGGAGGAAGGTCAGGCCCAGGTTTCCAGCCAGGGTGACTGCCAGGAGGCTGTCCACCATGGTCGGTGGGGACTTGGCTTTGGCATCTGGCAAGGAAGCTTGGACATCTGGACAGCCTTTTGTAGCATCTGGAGAGTTGGCTCCAATATCTGCAGTGGTGACATCTGGAGAGGCATCCCTGAGTCCTGGGGAGGAGGTGGCTCTTACATCTGGAGCAATGGCCGCAACATCTGGAAAGGTGACTCCAGTCTCCCAAGGGGCAGCCGTGCTGTCCAAGGGCAAATTTATGACCCTGCGCCCTTGCAGCCCTGCCTCCAGCCCCGCCAGCAGAGGCTCCACAGCCACGGTCGAGCCATCGGGTGCCAGCACCACCCCATATTCCTTCCCTTCTCGTACGTCATGTCGGGCCACCTCCTTGGTCAGGCCTAGCAGCTCTGGGCTCAGTGGGCAGGGATCCAACTCTGCAGCATCGAGGCTCTGTGC is a genomic window containing:
- the PGLYRP2 gene encoding N-acetylmuramoyl-L-alanine amidase, whose amino-acid sequence is MAQGVLWILLGLLLWSDPGTASLPLLMDSVIQALAELEQKAPAAKVRHTASAWLMSAPNSGPHNRLYHFLLGAQSLDAAELDPCPLSPELLGLTKEVARHDVREGKEYGVVLAPDGSTVAVEPLLAGLEAGLQGRRVINLPLDSTAAPWETGVTFPDVAAIAPDVRATSSPGLRDASPDVTTADIGANSPDATKGCPDVQASLPDAKAKSPPTMVDSLLAVTLAGNLGLTFLRGSQTQSHPDLGTEGCWDQLSAPRTFTLLDPKASLLTMAFLNGALDGVILGDYLSRTPEPQPSLSHLLSQYYGAGVARDPGFRSNFRRQNGAALTSASILAQQVWGTLVLLQRLEPVHPQLQCTSQEQLAQVAANATKEFTEAFLGCPAIHPRCRWGAAPYRGRPKPLQLPLGFLYVHHTYVPAPPCTDFGRCAANMRSMQRYHQDTQGWGDIGYSFVVGSDGYVYEGRGWHWVGAHTLGHNSRGFGVAIVGNYTAALPTEAALRTVRDTLPSCAVRAGLLRPDYAVLGHRQLVRTGCPGDALFDLLRTWPHFTATVKPSPARSVSQRSRREPPLRTLPAIDLQ